In Sulfitobacter sp. W027, a single window of DNA contains:
- a CDS encoding carboxymuconolactone decarboxylase family protein, which yields MTFPSHDQKTAPEASKPLLEASQKAFGRLPGLHKVLAESPQAYEGYQVLHKLFTETEFDAEELTVVWQSINVENECHYCVPAHTGIAKMMKVSDGISEALRNETALPTPKLEALRTFTVQMVRNRGFVSDAQMQAFFDAGYGHRAVLDVILGMAQKTMSNYVNHVAQTPVDEVFQPLAWRRSDKKLDV from the coding sequence ATGACATTCCCCTCCCACGACCAAAAAACTGCACCCGAAGCCTCCAAGCCACTGCTGGAGGCGTCGCAAAAGGCTTTTGGCCGTTTGCCGGGGCTGCACAAGGTGCTGGCCGAAAGCCCGCAGGCCTATGAAGGCTATCAGGTACTTCACAAGCTCTTTACCGAAACCGAGTTCGACGCCGAAGAGCTGACCGTCGTTTGGCAGTCAATCAACGTGGAGAACGAGTGTCACTACTGTGTGCCCGCCCACACCGGCATCGCCAAGATGATGAAAGTCTCGGACGGGATTAGCGAGGCGCTGCGCAATGAGACGGCCCTGCCGACGCCCAAGCTCGAAGCGCTGCGCACCTTTACCGTGCAGATGGTGCGCAACCGGGGCTTTGTCTCCGACGCCCAGATGCAAGCCTTCTTTGACGCGGGCTATGGCCACCGCGCGGTGCTGGACGTGATCCTTGGCATGGCGCAGAAGACCATGTCAAACTACGTCAACCATGTGGCCCAAACTCCGGTGGATGAGGTTTTCCAACCGCTGGCATGGCGCCGCAGCGACAAGAAGCTCGACGTGTAA
- a CDS encoding TetR/AcrR family transcriptional regulator — protein MPRKPNHDRAELIARARDLFWRQGWAGTSLKDLEAVLNMKPGSFYAAFGSKEALFEIALDKYAEDGAGRLAELVKTHGAMEALKRYPELAICREDAPAKACMLSKTLLELQAHGHPLAKRASAHLMGMEEQFAALFAQMQRDGEIAADHDPKSLARRYQSDLLGLRVSAEREGIDAPAITREIAEGLTRL, from the coding sequence ATGCCACGCAAACCGAACCACGACCGAGCCGAACTGATCGCCCGCGCGCGTGATCTATTTTGGCGTCAGGGCTGGGCGGGCACCTCGCTGAAAGATCTCGAGGCGGTGCTGAATATGAAGCCCGGCAGTTTCTATGCAGCCTTTGGGTCGAAAGAGGCGCTGTTTGAAATTGCTCTAGACAAATACGCTGAGGATGGCGCCGGGCGATTGGCCGAATTGGTTAAGACCCACGGTGCGATGGAAGCGCTAAAACGCTATCCCGAACTCGCCATCTGCCGAGAGGACGCCCCGGCCAAGGCCTGTATGTTGTCCAAGACTTTGCTGGAATTACAGGCGCATGGACATCCGCTGGCGAAACGGGCGAGCGCACATCTCATGGGTATGGAAGAGCAATTCGCCGCGCTTTTCGCGCAGATGCAACGAGATGGTGAAATCGCGGCGGATCACGACCCGAAATCGCTGGCACGGCGTTATCAAAGCGACCTGCTGGGCCTTCGTGTCTCTGCCGAACGGGAGGGAATCGACGCCCCTGCCATCACGCGTGAGATTGCAGAAGGCCTGACGCGGCTTTGA
- a CDS encoding aldehyde dehydrogenase family protein yields MIEKRDFYIDGKWVAPLEGREHQVINPSTEEPCTVISLGGPKDVDAAVAAAKAALPGWMATAPEERIALMEKLAEVYKSRTEDMAQAISTEMGAPIEMARSSQWGAGYSHLKNFIKAAKDFKFVKPLGDHAPNDRIIHEAVGVVAMITPWNWPMNQVMLKVGAAVAAGCTMVLKPSEESPLSAVIFAEMMDEAGFPAGVFNLVNGDGMTVGTALTGHEDVDMVSFTGSTRAGIAISKNAADTLKKVHLELGGKGANLVFADADDKAVKRGVLHMMNNTGQSCNAPSRMIVEASAYDQAVETAAEVANKVEVGPASEEGRHIGPVVNEAQWGKIQDLIQKGIDEGARLVAGGTGRPEHLNRGFYVKPTVFADVTSDMTIAREEIFGPVLAIMKFEDEDQAVKMANDTVYGLTNYVQSSDGARRNRLAAKLRSGMVEMNGESRGAGSPFGGMKRSGNGREGGVWGIEDFCEVKAVSGWSND; encoded by the coding sequence ATGATCGAAAAACGTGATTTTTATATCGACGGTAAATGGGTCGCCCCGCTTGAGGGCCGCGAACATCAGGTCATTAACCCTTCGACCGAAGAACCCTGCACCGTGATCTCGCTCGGCGGGCCGAAGGATGTGGATGCCGCCGTTGCTGCCGCCAAGGCAGCCCTGCCCGGCTGGATGGCAACCGCCCCCGAAGAGCGTATCGCGCTGATGGAGAAACTGGCCGAGGTCTATAAGTCCCGGACCGAGGACATGGCCCAAGCGATCAGCACCGAGATGGGCGCGCCCATCGAAATGGCGCGCAGCTCGCAATGGGGCGCTGGTTATAGCCACCTGAAGAACTTCATCAAAGCGGCGAAAGACTTCAAATTCGTGAAGCCCTTGGGTGATCACGCGCCGAACGACCGGATCATTCATGAGGCGGTTGGCGTCGTGGCGATGATCACGCCGTGGAACTGGCCGATGAACCAAGTGATGCTGAAAGTGGGCGCTGCTGTCGCCGCTGGCTGCACCATGGTGCTGAAACCCTCCGAGGAAAGCCCGCTGAGCGCGGTGATCTTTGCCGAGATGATGGATGAGGCAGGCTTTCCCGCCGGTGTCTTTAACCTTGTGAACGGCGATGGTATGACCGTGGGCACCGCCCTGACCGGCCATGAGGACGTGGATATGGTGAGCTTCACCGGCTCCACCCGCGCCGGTATCGCGATTTCCAAGAACGCGGCGGATACGCTGAAAAAGGTCCACCTGGAGCTTGGCGGCAAGGGCGCGAACCTTGTCTTCGCCGATGCCGACGACAAGGCCGTGAAACGCGGCGTGCTGCATATGATGAACAACACCGGCCAAAGCTGTAACGCACCAAGCCGGATGATCGTCGAAGCCAGCGCCTATGACCAAGCGGTCGAGACGGCCGCCGAAGTCGCCAATAAGGTCGAAGTCGGCCCCGCCAGCGAAGAGGGTCGCCACATCGGCCCAGTCGTGAACGAGGCGCAATGGGGCAAGATCCAAGACCTGATCCAGAAAGGCATCGACGAAGGCGCGCGGCTGGTTGCCGGTGGTACCGGACGGCCCGAGCATCTGAACCGGGGTTTCTATGTCAAACCCACGGTTTTTGCCGATGTCACGTCCGACATGACCATCGCCCGCGAGGAAATCTTTGGCCCCGTCTTGGCGATCATGAAGTTCGAGGATGAAGATCAAGCCGTCAAGATGGCCAATGACACGGTCTACGGTCTCACCAACTACGTCCAATCCAGCGATGGCGCGCGGCGCAATCGTCTGGCGGCCAAGCTGCGGTCGGGCATGGTTGAGATGAACGGCGAAAGCCGTGGTGCCGGATCGCCCTTTGGCGGCATGAAACGCTCGGGCAACGGGCGCGAAGGCGGCGTCTGGGGGATCGAGGACTTCTGCGAAGTCAAAGCCGTTTCGGGCTGGTCCAACGACTAA
- a CDS encoding sensor histidine kinase yields MKATNLTSVNLEKGGDIAALRQIALTLTEAMRFTAFERTRTVTAAVELGRNAIEHGQKGRARFSLTDVNGKPALGLTVIDQGRGIEKEKLDPARDIVSETGMGLGLRGVQRIAARFDVDTGQEGTRVHAEFLLPEPQGAVEQIKADALAALEAYNAKDPTAALTEQNRELTEGIADRDLLMQELHHRTGNNLALIVALIRMSKTQAKEDETRQVLRELETRVGSLSKAHELMQRSTDSTDLDLADMLDEVAKNAERAFTGDRQSIAIKLICPSLKMDNKLAVDIGLIVGELITNAYKHAFKGRDKGVITIEVTPEDDEGLTLKVYDDGVGLPEDAKRPERSDSLGWRMIRTLTFQHEATLKVEGQDGLCVEIHFPAQD; encoded by the coding sequence ATGAAAGCTACGAACCTCACCTCGGTGAACCTTGAAAAGGGCGGCGATATCGCAGCCCTGCGCCAGATCGCCCTGACCCTGACCGAAGCGATGCGCTTTACCGCTTTCGAACGGACGCGCACCGTCACTGCCGCCGTGGAACTGGGCCGCAATGCCATTGAGCATGGGCAAAAGGGCCGCGCGCGGTTCTCGCTGACGGATGTCAATGGCAAGCCCGCCCTCGGCCTGACGGTGATCGATCAGGGGCGCGGCATCGAGAAAGAGAAGCTGGACCCCGCGCGCGACATCGTATCCGAGACCGGCATGGGGCTGGGCCTGCGCGGCGTGCAACGTATTGCGGCCCGCTTTGATGTGGACACCGGCCAAGAGGGCACGCGGGTCCATGCGGAGTTTCTGTTGCCAGAACCGCAAGGTGCGGTAGAGCAGATCAAAGCAGACGCCCTGGCGGCGCTGGAGGCCTATAACGCCAAAGATCCGACCGCCGCGCTGACCGAACAGAACCGCGAACTGACCGAAGGCATCGCTGACCGCGACCTTTTGATGCAGGAATTGCACCACCGCACCGGCAACAACCTCGCCCTGATCGTGGCGTTGATCCGGATGAGCAAGACCCAAGCCAAAGAGGATGAGACCCGCCAGGTGCTGCGCGAGCTGGAAACCCGTGTGGGTTCACTTTCCAAAGCACATGAGCTAATGCAACGCTCGACCGACAGCACCGATCTTGATCTGGCGGATATGCTGGATGAAGTCGCGAAAAACGCCGAACGCGCCTTTACCGGGGATCGTCAGAGCATCGCGATCAAGCTGATTTGCCCCAGCCTTAAGATGGACAACAAGCTAGCCGTCGATATCGGGCTGATTGTCGGCGAATTGATTACCAACGCCTATAAACACGCTTTCAAAGGGCGCGACAAAGGGGTGATCACCATTGAGGTCACCCCAGAGGACGACGAAGGTCTGACGCTCAAGGTCTATGACGACGGGGTTGGCCTGCCTGAGGACGCCAAACGGCCCGAGCGGTCGGATTCACTCGGCTGGCGAATGATCCGCACGCTGACGTTCCAGCATGAAGCGACGCTGAAGGTCGAAGGCCAAGACGGGCTTTGCGTTGAGATCCATTTCCCGGCGCAGGATTAA
- a CDS encoding ATP-binding protein, with protein sequence MKQWVEVQDQSAIAVVRRAARSLAARHDWPKLKVDELAIVATEATTNILRYAEKGRVLIDAPAEGKGEEIVMIFTDRGPGISDMDHMFQDGMSSGDSAGLGLGAIRRLSTGFDIFSGPEVGTTIVCSFAKEAPRPTHGVEAVGLRVCHPNEDECGDDYLLRQTPKALDILLCDGLGHGPEAAAASLEVTEAVKGSRSFNSEPGAVMYEVTEQLIGKRGAVGALVHIAQPQMVLRYAALGNIATLRVRDGDIKRLPVRDGRIGARATRGYEETFDLAPGDLLILHSDGLKTLRDGYLPQGLLWKSPLLIAGFLLDRAFRGRDDASIVVIRIARGAD encoded by the coding sequence ATGAAACAATGGGTCGAAGTCCAAGACCAGAGTGCCATTGCCGTGGTCCGCCGCGCTGCACGCAGTCTAGCCGCGCGGCACGATTGGCCCAAGTTGAAAGTCGATGAACTGGCCATTGTCGCCACCGAAGCCACGACCAACATCTTGCGCTATGCCGAAAAGGGCCGGGTTCTGATCGACGCACCGGCAGAGGGCAAGGGCGAAGAGATCGTGATGATCTTTACCGACCGTGGCCCCGGCATCAGCGATATGGATCACATGTTCCAAGACGGGATGAGCAGCGGCGATTCTGCGGGTCTCGGTCTTGGCGCAATCCGCCGTCTGTCGACCGGTTTTGATATTTTCAGCGGGCCTGAGGTGGGCACCACGATCGTCTGCAGCTTTGCCAAAGAGGCCCCCCGCCCCACCCATGGGGTCGAGGCCGTGGGCCTGCGGGTCTGTCACCCAAACGAAGACGAATGCGGCGACGATTATCTGCTGCGCCAAACGCCGAAAGCCTTGGATATCCTGCTATGTGACGGCTTGGGCCATGGCCCAGAAGCCGCAGCCGCATCGCTGGAGGTGACCGAAGCCGTCAAGGGCTCGCGCAGTTTCAACAGTGAACCCGGCGCCGTGATGTATGAGGTGACCGAGCAATTGATCGGCAAACGCGGTGCGGTGGGGGCGCTGGTGCATATTGCGCAGCCGCAAATGGTCCTGCGCTATGCGGCCTTGGGCAATATCGCGACCCTGCGGGTGCGCGACGGCGACATCAAACGCCTGCCCGTCCGGGATGGGCGGATCGGCGCACGCGCCACCCGTGGCTATGAAGAAACCTTTGACCTCGCACCGGGGGATCTGCTGATCTTGCACAGCGATGGGTTGAAAACCCTGCGCGACGGCTATCTCCCTCAGGGTCTATTGTGGAAATCTCCGCTTTTGATCGCTGGCTTCTTGCTCGACCGGGCATTTCGCGGGCGGGATGATGCCTCCATCGTGGTCATACGCATTGCACGGGGCGCGGACTGA
- a CDS encoding ATP-binding protein, which translates to MPLPSYDAFDEKDLGAQVLLSQFKLNTSGDAVTVRQAVARYMKENGASALSVTRFATAVSEIARNAIVHAGGGEFSIYVDPKAKQLSVVCWDKGPGIEDLQLALTDGYTSGGGLGRGLGGAKRLAQKFEIRTAVGGGTSVLMSVNL; encoded by the coding sequence ATGCCCTTGCCCAGCTACGACGCGTTTGACGAAAAGGACCTTGGGGCGCAGGTTCTTCTCTCACAGTTCAAGTTAAACACCAGCGGCGACGCGGTCACGGTCCGACAGGCCGTTGCACGCTACATGAAAGAAAATGGCGCCTCGGCGCTGAGTGTGACACGCTTTGCCACCGCCGTCAGTGAAATCGCGCGCAATGCGATTGTTCACGCTGGCGGGGGGGAATTTTCCATCTATGTCGACCCAAAGGCCAAACAGCTAAGCGTGGTCTGTTGGGACAAGGGGCCGGGGATCGAAGATTTACAACTGGCCCTGACCGACGGCTACACCTCGGGCGGCGGACTTGGCCGAGGCTTGGGCGGTGCCAAGCGATTGGCGCAGAAATTTGAAATCCGCACCGCCGTCGGCGGGGGCACCAGCGTGTTGATGAGTGTGAATCTATGA
- a CDS encoding STAS domain-containing protein — MAGVTSINLVEHALLVSIQDDITDTEILELQDRLSTKISENRVDGVILDISALEIVDTFVGRVIAQLAGISRLLAADTYVVGMRPTVAVTLVELGMYLPEIRTALSLTHALAQLRRV, encoded by the coding sequence GTGGCCGGTGTCACGTCGATTAATCTGGTCGAACATGCGCTCCTCGTTTCGATACAGGATGACATCACGGACACCGAGATCTTGGAGCTTCAAGACCGGCTGTCGACCAAAATATCCGAGAACCGCGTCGATGGCGTGATCCTTGATATCTCAGCGCTTGAGATCGTGGATACCTTCGTGGGCCGTGTGATCGCCCAGTTGGCGGGGATCTCCCGCCTGCTGGCGGCGGATACCTATGTTGTCGGCATGCGCCCCACGGTGGCGGTCACGCTGGTCGAGCTTGGCATGTATCTGCCAGAAATCCGCACCGCGTTAAGCCTGACACATGCCCTTGCCCAGCTACGACGCGTTTGA
- a CDS encoding STAS domain-containing protein, whose product MPQSATANILTVLDTDFAGIIEEWLGTQVKEGVKRSDLFSDAESRNQNRELLKAFSKGVRDGVTGEDFDFDDNQWDDLRAVLADVSRERVNRGVTPTEMATFILALKTPLFKRLETLLASDHGVLIRDVILVTRLVDAFAIYTNEIFILEREQIIDRQRQEMLELSTPVVELWDRVLTLPLIGTLDSARAQEVMENLLQTILERQAEVVIMDITGVGTVDTQVAQHLLRAAAAVRLMGAECIISGISPMIAQTMVQLGIDVGTVSTRSSIRTALSDALLTVGYVIKKTEGQ is encoded by the coding sequence ATGCCGCAATCTGCTACGGCCAATATACTGACTGTTCTCGACACCGACTTCGCAGGTATCATCGAGGAGTGGCTGGGAACGCAGGTCAAAGAGGGCGTAAAGCGTTCTGACCTCTTTTCGGACGCCGAAAGCCGGAACCAGAACCGCGAATTGCTCAAAGCCTTCTCCAAAGGTGTACGCGATGGCGTCACCGGTGAGGATTTTGACTTTGACGACAACCAATGGGACGATCTGCGCGCCGTTCTGGCCGATGTGAGCCGGGAGCGGGTCAACCGAGGCGTGACCCCGACTGAGATGGCCACCTTCATTCTAGCGCTGAAGACCCCGCTGTTTAAGCGGCTGGAAACGCTGCTGGCAAGCGATCACGGCGTCCTGATCCGCGATGTGATCTTGGTCACCCGTTTGGTTGACGCCTTTGCCATCTACACCAACGAAATTTTCATTCTTGAGCGCGAGCAGATCATTGATCGCCAACGCCAGGAGATGCTGGAACTGTCGACCCCGGTGGTCGAGCTTTGGGACCGCGTCCTAACGCTGCCGCTGATCGGCACGCTGGATTCCGCCCGCGCCCAAGAGGTGATGGAGAACCTGCTTCAGACCATTCTGGAGCGGCAAGCCGAAGTGGTCATCATGGACATCACCGGCGTCGGCACCGTTGACACGCAGGTGGCGCAACACTTGCTGCGCGCCGCCGCTGCCGTACGCCTCATGGGGGCCGAGTGCATCATCAGCGGCATCAGCCCGATGATCGCCCAGACCATGGTTCAGCTAGGCATTGATGTCGGCACCGTTTCCACCCGGTCGAGCATCCGCACCGCCCTGTCGGACGCGCTGCTGACCGTCGGCTATGTGATCAAGAAGACTGAGGGCCAATAA
- a CDS encoding glycine betaine/L-proline ABC transporter ATP-binding protein, producing the protein MTDEIKICVRNLYKIFGDDPQGALEKVRGGMSKADLQAETGHVLGLNNINVDMPAGKTTVIMGLSGSGKSTLIRHLNRLIDPTSGEVIMNGENILDYNERRLREMRKHEMSMVFQKFALLPHRTVLENAGISWEIEGKTRKKYAAEATKWLDRVGLQGQGEQFPAQLSGGMQQRVGIARALTSNSDVMLMDEAFSALDPLIRTDMQDLLIELQAELHKTVIFITHDLDEALKLADHLVILKDGFIVQQGEPQHILLNPNDPYIEAFVSDINRARVLRVRSVMEKTDVPPSDVAGEVDHDDTLETIIAVSEGDTTNNYRVMREGRQVGVLHMRDLVRALVPRHPGKAAE; encoded by the coding sequence ATGACAGACGAAATCAAAATCTGCGTTCGCAACCTGTATAAAATCTTTGGCGATGACCCACAGGGCGCGCTCGAGAAGGTGCGCGGCGGCATGAGCAAGGCCGATCTTCAGGCCGAGACCGGCCATGTTCTGGGCCTCAACAACATCAACGTGGACATGCCTGCGGGCAAGACCACGGTAATCATGGGACTTTCCGGCTCGGGCAAGTCCACGCTGATCCGGCACCTCAACCGGCTCATTGATCCCACCTCGGGCGAGGTGATCATGAACGGCGAGAACATCCTCGACTACAACGAGCGGCGCCTGCGGGAGATGCGCAAGCACGAGATGTCGATGGTGTTTCAGAAGTTCGCGCTCCTGCCGCATCGGACCGTGTTGGAGAACGCCGGAATTTCTTGGGAGATCGAAGGCAAGACCCGGAAGAAATACGCGGCTGAGGCGACAAAATGGCTCGACCGCGTGGGTCTTCAGGGTCAGGGAGAGCAGTTCCCCGCCCAGCTTTCGGGCGGGATGCAGCAACGTGTGGGCATCGCGCGGGCACTGACGTCGAACTCTGACGTGATGCTGATGGACGAGGCGTTTTCGGCCCTCGATCCGCTGATCCGGACCGACATGCAGGATTTGCTGATCGAATTGCAGGCCGAGTTGCACAAGACGGTGATCTTCATCACCCACGATCTGGATGAGGCGCTGAAATTGGCGGACCACCTGGTGATCCTGAAAGATGGGTTCATCGTGCAACAGGGCGAGCCGCAGCATATCCTTCTGAACCCGAACGATCCCTATATCGAAGCCTTCGTCAGCGACATTAACCGCGCGCGGGTGCTACGGGTCCGCTCGGTCATGGAGAAGACTGATGTGCCACCCAGCGACGTGGCGGGCGAGGTTGACCACGACGACACGCTGGAAACAATCATCGCGGTTTCCGAAGGTGACACGACCAACAATTACCGCGTCATGCGTGAGGGCCGTCAGGTCGGCGTGCTGCATATGCGCGATCTTGTGCGCGCACTTGTGCCGCGCCACCCCGGCAAAGCGGCAGAATAA
- a CDS encoding proline/glycine betaine ABC transporter permease → MATYDNLFDTLGLRGWCGDDQGGGLSSMADLMGQAGGDTDTTLWDMPFPSLDALHDSCDAIPQSRDLTQGLEQGFLAIKDNLKVVVDPLTQPLSWALENALWIMQAVPWFIMIPLLMVITFAVGRSLKLVGLVALVFGFLAFIDFYDHTMQTLAIIFVCAFICVLLGVPIGIAMSRSDRVQRTMIPILDMLQTLPPFVYLIPLIFLFSVTEPKLYGIAIILYAIVPVVRLTDLGIRLVDKDVIEAADAFGMTNRQKLYKVQIPLALPNIMAGVNQTIMMSLAMVVIASLVSAPGLGVLVLRGIRSLELGVGLLSGLGIVLLAIILDRVTKAALARINASQK, encoded by the coding sequence ATGGCGACTTACGATAACCTCTTTGACACGCTCGGCCTGCGCGGTTGGTGCGGCGACGACCAAGGCGGTGGGCTTAGCTCCATGGCCGATCTCATGGGCCAAGCGGGTGGTGATACCGATACGACGCTCTGGGACATGCCCTTCCCCTCACTGGACGCGCTGCACGACAGCTGCGATGCTATCCCGCAGTCGCGCGACCTGACCCAAGGGCTGGAGCAAGGCTTCCTCGCCATCAAGGATAATCTCAAAGTCGTTGTCGACCCGCTGACCCAACCGCTGAGCTGGGCTTTGGAGAACGCGCTGTGGATCATGCAGGCGGTGCCGTGGTTCATCATGATCCCGCTGTTGATGGTGATCACATTTGCCGTGGGCCGCTCGCTGAAATTGGTCGGTCTGGTCGCGCTGGTCTTTGGCTTTCTGGCCTTTATCGACTTTTACGACCACACGATGCAGACGCTGGCGATCATCTTTGTCTGCGCATTCATATGCGTGCTTCTGGGCGTGCCCATTGGCATCGCCATGTCGCGCAGCGACCGGGTGCAGCGCACGATGATCCCGATCTTGGACATGCTGCAAACCCTGCCGCCCTTTGTCTATCTGATCCCGCTGATCTTCCTGTTCTCGGTGACCGAGCCGAAACTCTACGGCATCGCCATCATCCTTTATGCCATCGTGCCAGTGGTGCGCCTCACGGACCTTGGCATTCGTCTGGTCGATAAGGACGTCATTGAGGCCGCAGATGCCTTTGGCATGACCAACCGTCAAAAGCTCTACAAGGTGCAGATTCCACTGGCGCTGCCCAACATCATGGCCGGTGTGAACCAGACCATCATGATGAGCCTTGCCATGGTCGTCATCGCCTCGCTCGTTTCGGCCCCCGGTCTGGGTGTGCTGGTGCTGCGCGGTATCCGAAGCCTTGAGTTGGGTGTCGGTCTTCTGTCGGGTCTGGGGATCGTCCTTTTGGCGATCATCCTTGACCGGGTCACCAAAGCCGCGCTTGCGCGGATCAATGCATCGCAGAAGTGA
- a CDS encoding ABC transporter substrate-binding protein translates to MKRYLLGTVFAVATPMAAAAQDCGEVSIAEMNWASAQIVTAVTEFLLVQGYSCDVTVVPSDTTPAVTSLSENNEPDIVPEMWINSAGDAYKKLKENGKIVELTSVLDPGGVEGWWIPTYLAEAHPELTTIEGILENPELVGGMFNNCPDGWGCRIVNDNLSRAYDLEGNGIEVFNHGSGETLSTSMASAYESEEPWFGYYWAPTTPLGKFDMTSVDMGEYDEAAHTANQNADNPEPKPSAFPTAPVLTVMTKDFHDNNPEIAEFIGNVTFKTDEMSKLLAWQGENNASNEEAAVYFLQNNKDVWADWLSDDARGNLSKLLEQ, encoded by the coding sequence ATGAAACGCTATTTGCTTGGCACGGTTTTCGCCGTCGCGACCCCCATGGCTGCCGCCGCTCAGGACTGCGGCGAAGTCTCGATCGCGGAAATGAACTGGGCTTCGGCGCAGATCGTCACCGCTGTGACCGAATTCCTGCTGGTTCAGGGCTATTCCTGCGACGTGACTGTTGTCCCGTCCGACACCACCCCCGCCGTAACATCGCTGTCTGAGAACAACGAGCCGGACATCGTGCCTGAGATGTGGATTAACTCCGCCGGTGACGCCTACAAAAAGCTGAAAGAGAACGGCAAGATTGTCGAGCTGACAAGCGTGCTTGATCCCGGCGGCGTCGAAGGCTGGTGGATCCCTACGTACCTTGCCGAGGCGCACCCCGAACTGACCACCATCGAAGGGATCTTGGAAAACCCCGAACTGGTTGGTGGCATGTTCAACAACTGCCCCGATGGCTGGGGCTGCCGCATCGTGAACGACAACTTGTCGCGCGCCTATGACCTCGAAGGCAACGGCATCGAAGTGTTCAACCACGGTTCCGGCGAAACACTGTCGACTTCCATGGCCTCGGCCTATGAGAGCGAAGAGCCATGGTTCGGCTACTACTGGGCCCCGACCACGCCGCTGGGCAAATTCGACATGACCAGCGTCGACATGGGCGAATATGACGAAGCCGCGCATACCGCCAACCAGAACGCCGACAACCCAGAGCCCAAGCCTTCGGCCTTCCCGACGGCACCTGTTCTGACCGTGATGACCAAAGATTTCCACGACAACAATCCTGAGATCGCGGAATTCATCGGCAACGTCACTTTTAAGACCGACGAGATGAGCAAGCTGCTGGCTTGGCAGGGTGAGAACAACGCCTCCAATGAGGAAGCGGCGGTGTATTTCCTGCAGAACAACAAGGACGTCTGGGCCGATTGGCTGAGCGACGACGCCCGCGGCAACCTGTCCAAGCTGCTTGAGCAGTAA
- a CDS encoding DUF1127 domain-containing protein, which translates to MHFRLLKNTNQIAGMPGTAFAGGAMGQTTASEGLALVAMLRRVLRDTARRWERNRTLSTLNAMDDRLLQDIGLNRKDIPQYIRGMESFSRR; encoded by the coding sequence ATGCATTTCCGCCTGCTGAAGAACACCAACCAAATCGCCGGGATGCCCGGAACTGCCTTTGCTGGCGGTGCCATGGGTCAAACGACCGCCTCCGAAGGTCTGGCCCTCGTCGCCATGCTGCGCCGTGTGCTGCGCGACACGGCCCGCCGCTGGGAGCGTAACCGCACGCTGTCGACACTCAACGCCATGGACGACCGTCTGCTGCAGGATATCGGCCTGAACCGGAAGGACATCCCCCAATATATCCGCGGCATGGAAAGTTTTTCCCGCCGATGA